A genome region from Variovorax paradoxus includes the following:
- the upp gene encoding uracil phosphoribosyltransferase, whose product MSNVHLVNHPLVQHKLTLMRRKDASTNSFRRLLNEISMLMAYEVTRDMPMQDIEVETPLETMQAKVIDGKKLVLVSILRAGTGILDGMLTVVPGARVGHIGLYRDPKTLTAVEYYFKMPGEMDSRDVIVVDPMLATGNSAVAAVERLKELNPKSIKFVCLLTCPEGVKTMQTAHPDVPIYTAAIDRELDSHGYILPGLGDAGDRIFGTK is encoded by the coding sequence ATGAGCAACGTCCACCTCGTCAATCACCCCCTCGTCCAGCACAAGCTCACGCTGATGCGCCGCAAGGACGCGTCGACCAACAGCTTCCGCCGGCTCCTCAACGAAATCAGCATGCTGATGGCCTACGAGGTCACGCGCGACATGCCGATGCAGGACATCGAGGTCGAGACACCCCTCGAAACCATGCAGGCCAAGGTCATCGACGGCAAGAAGCTGGTGCTGGTGTCGATTCTTCGCGCGGGCACGGGCATCCTGGACGGCATGCTCACCGTGGTGCCCGGTGCGCGCGTCGGCCACATCGGCCTGTACCGCGACCCGAAGACGCTGACCGCGGTCGAGTACTACTTCAAGATGCCCGGCGAGATGGACAGCCGCGACGTGATCGTGGTCGACCCGATGCTGGCCACCGGCAACTCGGCCGTGGCGGCGGTCGAGCGCCTGAAGGAACTCAACCCCAAGTCGATCAAGTTCGTCTGCCTGCTGACCTGCCCCGAAGGCGTGAAGACCATGCAGACCGCGCACCCCGACGTGCCGATCTACACCGCCGCCATCGACCGCGAGCTGGACAGCCACGGCTACATCCTGCCGGGCCTGGGCGACGCGGGCGACCGCATTTTCGGGACGAAATAA
- a CDS encoding alpha/beta hydrolase: protein MRPAVRLVLLPGMDGTGDLFDPFREAMGARMPHVPIDVVRYSGTELLGYGELERQVRAQLARLPQGEPFVLLGESFSGPLAISIAASPPAGLRGLVLCCSFARRPSPGLALMRGGVIELTMKLLLVPQMAGPVRRMLLGRFATPRLAAMLRDAMRKVSGAVMTHRMKEVQRVNVIDKLARVRVPSMYLQALQDRVVPAQAARTIQGALAGLRIVRLEGPHGLLQAAPDATARAIETFCRELGEPGPALP from the coding sequence GTGAGGCCGGCCGTTCGTCTCGTGCTGCTGCCGGGCATGGACGGCACGGGCGACCTCTTCGATCCTTTTCGCGAAGCCATGGGCGCGCGCATGCCGCACGTGCCGATCGACGTGGTGCGCTATTCCGGCACCGAGCTGCTGGGCTACGGCGAACTCGAGCGGCAGGTGCGCGCGCAACTGGCGCGGCTGCCGCAGGGCGAGCCGTTCGTGCTGCTGGGCGAATCCTTCTCGGGCCCGCTGGCCATCTCCATCGCGGCTTCGCCGCCAGCGGGCCTGCGCGGCCTGGTGCTGTGCTGCAGCTTCGCCCGGCGCCCCAGCCCCGGCCTGGCGTTGATGCGCGGCGGGGTGATCGAGCTGACCATGAAGCTGCTCCTCGTGCCGCAGATGGCCGGCCCGGTGCGCCGCATGCTGCTGGGCCGCTTCGCCACGCCGCGGCTGGCGGCGATGCTGCGGGACGCGATGCGCAAGGTCTCCGGCGCCGTCATGACCCACCGCATGAAGGAAGTGCAACGCGTGAACGTGATCGACAAGCTCGCCCGGGTGCGCGTACCCTCGATGTACCTGCAGGCCCTGCAGGATCGCGTGGTGCCCGCGCAGGCAGCCCGTACCATCCAGGGCGCGCTGGCGGGCCTTCGCATCGTGCGCCTGGAAGGCCCGCATGGCCTGCTGCAGGCCGCGCCCGACGCCACCGCGCGGGCCATCGAAACCTTTTGCCGCGAGCTCGGAGAACCCGGGCCCGCCCTGCCATGA
- a CDS encoding 5'-methylthioadenosine/S-adenosylhomocysteine nucleosidase — MTTPPALPRLRRPLLAAVLGAALLLSGCAGMHTAGSAGNGARLDGTPRIAVMSAFEPELKLLLTRVQGPVKHSVNGVEFTTGTLEGKPVVLFLSGISMTNATMNTQLVLDRFRVTNIVFSGIAGGVNPQLHVGDVTVPAQWGQYLEVLMARETAPGRFSAPPFITDATLPNFGMMFPRPVEVRSAAKPQIERKFWFEADPKMLEVARGIRNVDLASCGAGKCLPRKPQLVVGGNGVSGQAFMDNKAYREYTYKTFQANVLDMETAAVGMVAYSNGVPYLAFRSLSDLAGGGDGANEMGTFMSIAADNSAKVMLAFLAAWK; from the coding sequence ATGACGACCCCGCCCGCGCTGCCGCGCCTTCGCCGCCCGCTCCTGGCCGCCGTGCTCGGCGCCGCGCTCCTGCTCTCCGGCTGCGCCGGCATGCACACGGCGGGCAGCGCAGGCAACGGCGCGCGCCTGGACGGCACGCCGCGCATCGCGGTGATGTCGGCCTTCGAGCCCGAACTCAAGCTGCTGCTCACCCGCGTCCAGGGCCCGGTGAAGCACAGCGTGAACGGCGTGGAGTTCACCACCGGCACGCTCGAAGGCAAGCCCGTGGTGCTGTTCCTGTCGGGCATCAGCATGACGAACGCGACGATGAACACGCAGCTCGTGCTCGACCGCTTCCGCGTCACGAACATCGTGTTCAGCGGCATCGCGGGCGGCGTGAATCCGCAGCTGCACGTGGGCGACGTCACGGTGCCGGCGCAATGGGGCCAGTACCTCGAAGTGCTGATGGCGCGCGAGACCGCGCCCGGCAGGTTCAGCGCCCCGCCCTTCATCACCGATGCCACGCTGCCCAACTTCGGGATGATGTTCCCGCGGCCGGTCGAAGTGCGTTCGGCTGCGAAGCCGCAGATCGAGCGCAAGTTCTGGTTCGAGGCCGACCCGAAGATGCTCGAGGTGGCGCGCGGCATCCGCAACGTCGATCTCGCCAGCTGCGGCGCCGGCAAGTGCCTGCCGCGCAAGCCGCAACTGGTGGTGGGCGGCAACGGCGTCTCGGGCCAGGCCTTCATGGACAACAAGGCCTACCGCGAGTACACGTACAAGACCTTCCAGGCCAACGTGCTCGACATGGAAACCGCCGCCGTGGGCATGGTCGCCTACAGCAACGGCGTGCCCTACCTCGCCTTCCGCTCGCTCAGCGACCTCGCGGGCGGCGGCGACGGCGCCAACGAAATGGGCACCTTCATGAGCATCGCTGCGGACAATTCCGCCAAGGTCATGCTGGCTTTCCTCGCCGCCTGGAAGTGA
- a CDS encoding ABC transporter ATP-binding protein, giving the protein MNSTVLRLEGITKRFGSLVANDAISLDLQSGEVLALLGENGAGKSTLMSILFGHYVADEGRIEVFGAPLPAGNPKAALAAGVGMVHQHFTLADNLSVLDNVMMGTEPLWRPVSRRAAARERLLEVAQRFGLPVQPDAKIGSLSVGERQRVEILKALYRGARILILDEPTAVLTPQESEALFATLAQMVAQGLSVIFISHKLGEVLRVSHRVAVLRGGKLVAEARTADTTQAQLALWMVGHAVEAPQRRPAGSVGDAVCVLDHVSTAPGKDGGQDRLREVSLTLRAGEITAIAGVSGNGQVALAELLCGTRRASAGSAQLMGRPLPPSPARLVQRGVARIPEDRHAVGVVGDLPVWENAVSERLRSPVFSRWSFVVKRAAARLHARRIEKAFDVRGAGLMAPARSLSGGNMQKLILGRALLSPEQPEHARGDDNKKYPNRAPRLIVAHQPTWGLDIGAVAYVQQQLIAARDAGAAVLVISDDLDEVLTLGDRVAVMHGGHLGEARPAAAWTREAIGLAMAGATAPHTKGGAA; this is encoded by the coding sequence ATGAATTCCACCGTGCTCCGGCTCGAGGGCATCACCAAGCGCTTCGGCAGCCTGGTGGCCAACGACGCCATTTCCCTCGACCTGCAGTCCGGCGAGGTGCTCGCGCTGCTCGGCGAGAACGGCGCCGGCAAGTCGACGCTGATGTCGATCCTGTTCGGCCACTACGTCGCCGACGAAGGCCGCATCGAGGTGTTCGGCGCTCCGCTGCCCGCGGGCAATCCCAAGGCCGCGCTGGCCGCCGGCGTGGGCATGGTGCACCAGCACTTCACGCTCGCCGACAACCTCAGCGTGCTCGACAACGTGATGATGGGCACCGAGCCGCTGTGGCGCCCGGTGTCGCGCCGGGCCGCCGCGCGCGAGCGGCTGCTCGAGGTCGCGCAGCGCTTCGGCCTGCCGGTGCAGCCCGACGCGAAGATCGGCAGCTTGTCTGTCGGCGAACGCCAGCGCGTGGAAATCCTAAAGGCGCTGTACCGCGGCGCACGCATCCTGATCCTCGACGAGCCCACGGCCGTGCTCACCCCGCAGGAGAGCGAGGCCCTGTTCGCCACGCTCGCGCAGATGGTGGCGCAGGGCCTGTCGGTGATCTTCATCAGCCACAAGCTCGGCGAGGTGTTGCGCGTATCGCACCGCGTGGCCGTGCTGCGCGGCGGCAAGCTGGTGGCCGAAGCGCGCACCGCCGACACCACGCAGGCCCAGCTGGCGCTGTGGATGGTCGGTCATGCGGTCGAGGCGCCGCAGCGGCGGCCGGCCGGATCGGTGGGCGACGCGGTCTGCGTGCTCGACCACGTGAGCACCGCGCCAGGCAAGGACGGCGGGCAGGACCGGCTGCGCGAGGTGTCGCTGACCTTGCGCGCCGGCGAGATCACGGCCATTGCCGGCGTGTCCGGCAACGGGCAGGTGGCGCTGGCCGAGCTGCTCTGCGGCACGCGCCGCGCCAGCGCCGGCTCGGCGCAGCTCATGGGCCGGCCGCTGCCGCCCTCGCCCGCCCGGCTGGTGCAGCGCGGCGTGGCGCGCATTCCGGAAGACCGCCATGCGGTCGGCGTGGTCGGCGACCTGCCGGTGTGGGAGAACGCGGTGTCGGAGCGGCTACGCAGCCCGGTGTTCTCGCGCTGGTCCTTCGTCGTGAAGCGCGCCGCCGCCCGCCTGCACGCACGGCGCATCGAGAAGGCCTTCGACGTGCGCGGCGCGGGCCTGATGGCGCCGGCCCGCTCGCTCTCCGGCGGCAACATGCAGAAGCTGATCCTGGGACGCGCCCTGCTGTCGCCCGAGCAGCCCGAACACGCCAGGGGCGACGACAACAAAAAGTACCCGAACCGCGCGCCGCGCCTCATCGTCGCGCACCAGCCGACCTGGGGCCTCGACATCGGCGCGGTCGCCTACGTGCAGCAGCAGCTCATTGCCGCGCGCGACGCCGGCGCCGCGGTGCTGGTGATTTCGGACGACCTCGACGAGGTGCTCACGCTCGGCGATCGCGTGGCGGTGATGCACGGCGGCCACCTGGGCGAAGCGCGCCCCGCAGCCGCATGGACGCGCGAGGCCATCGGCCTCGCCATGGCTGGTGCAACCGCACCGCACACCAAGGGAGGCGCAGCATGA
- a CDS encoding ABC transporter permease, whose product MTDFLDILANPAFWVAVLRIATPLILGTLGVLLCERAGVLNLGIEGIMVAGAFTGWLAVYAGAPLWAGVGVAALTGMVFGLLHAFLTVGLALSQHVSGLGITLLATALSYFGYRVSFPKVNTPPTITPFAPMDWLPIPILNAQTALTLFALLLVPAVGWVLYRTPLGLALRMAGENPQAAESQGVSVAATRTGAIVAGSALMGMAGSFLTLSAFNAFFFNMVNGRGWICVALVVFASWRPGKALLGALLFAFFDALQLRLQQSGDAVLPYQLYLMLPYLLSILALVLVARKASYPQALMKPYRKGER is encoded by the coding sequence ATGACCGACTTCCTCGACATCCTCGCCAACCCCGCCTTCTGGGTCGCGGTGCTGCGCATCGCCACGCCGCTGATCCTCGGCACGCTCGGCGTGCTGCTGTGCGAGCGCGCGGGCGTGCTCAACCTCGGCATCGAGGGGATCATGGTCGCGGGCGCCTTCACCGGCTGGCTCGCGGTGTACGCCGGCGCGCCGCTGTGGGCGGGCGTGGGCGTGGCCGCGCTCACGGGCATGGTGTTCGGCCTGTTGCATGCCTTTCTTACCGTCGGGCTCGCGCTCTCGCAGCACGTCTCGGGCCTCGGCATCACGCTGCTTGCGACGGCGCTCAGCTACTTCGGCTACCGCGTGAGCTTTCCGAAGGTCAACACCCCGCCCACCATCACGCCCTTCGCGCCGATGGACTGGCTGCCCATTCCCATCCTCAACGCCCAGACCGCGCTCACGCTGTTCGCGCTGCTGCTGGTGCCGGCGGTCGGCTGGGTGCTGTACCGCACGCCGCTCGGACTGGCGCTGCGCATGGCCGGCGAGAACCCGCAGGCCGCCGAAAGCCAGGGCGTGTCCGTCGCGGCCACGCGCACCGGTGCCATCGTCGCGGGCTCGGCGCTGATGGGCATGGCGGGCTCGTTCCTCACGCTGTCGGCCTTCAACGCCTTCTTCTTCAACATGGTGAACGGCCGTGGCTGGATCTGTGTGGCGCTGGTGGTGTTCGCCTCGTGGCGGCCGGGCAAGGCCTTGCTGGGCGCGCTGTTGTTCGCCTTCTTCGACGCGCTGCAACTGCGGCTGCAACAATCGGGCGACGCCGTGCTGCCCTACCAGCTGTACCTGATGCTGCCCTACCTGCTGTCGATCCTGGCGCTGGTGCTGGTGGCGCGCAAGGCCAGCTATCCGCAGGCACTGATGAAGCCGTACCGCAAAGGGGAACGTTGA
- a CDS encoding ABC transporter permease encodes MRLERRHETSRAALVLAPIGAVLFTMLISALLVLWAGAPVGRTYALLLQGGFGSVFAWSETLTRAIPLILTGLAATVAFKARLFNIGAEGQLYAGALAAVAVGGMHGGTGFELSPWLLFPLMMLAAAVAGALMLLGPALMKNKLGVDEVVTTLLINFIVLLGVSALLDGPMKDPTAMGWPQSVSLQSDLELGKLVAQTRVHTGLLWAVSLAVMVWAIFKYTVLGFDIRAVGANARAAAFSGVPVTRTVLMVALLSGALAGLAGAIEVAGRTSYVTLDISPGYGYTGIVIAMLAGLHPLGVIAAGVFVAGVLVGADTMSRAVGVPTYIADVIVAASLIAVLVATLLTQYRVRMKK; translated from the coding sequence ATGCGGCTCGAACGACGCCACGAAACCTCGCGCGCCGCGCTGGTGCTGGCGCCCATCGGCGCGGTGCTCTTCACGATGCTGATCAGCGCGCTGCTGGTGCTGTGGGCCGGCGCACCGGTCGGCCGCACCTATGCGCTGCTGCTGCAGGGCGGCTTCGGCTCGGTGTTCGCATGGAGCGAGACGCTGACGCGCGCCATTCCTCTGATCCTCACCGGGCTGGCGGCCACGGTCGCCTTCAAGGCGCGGTTGTTCAACATCGGGGCCGAGGGTCAGCTCTACGCGGGCGCCCTGGCCGCGGTCGCGGTGGGCGGCATGCATGGCGGCACGGGCTTCGAGCTGTCGCCCTGGCTGCTGTTTCCGCTGATGATGCTGGCGGCGGCGGTGGCGGGTGCACTGATGTTGCTCGGCCCGGCGCTCATGAAGAACAAGCTGGGCGTGGACGAGGTCGTGACCACGCTGCTGATCAACTTCATCGTGCTGCTCGGCGTGTCGGCCCTGCTCGACGGACCGATGAAGGACCCGACCGCCATGGGCTGGCCGCAGAGCGTGTCGCTGCAATCCGACCTCGAACTGGGCAAGCTCGTTGCGCAGACGCGCGTGCATACCGGACTGCTCTGGGCCGTATCGCTTGCGGTGATGGTGTGGGCGATCTTCAAGTACACGGTGCTGGGTTTCGACATCCGCGCGGTCGGTGCCAACGCGCGCGCCGCGGCCTTCTCGGGCGTGCCGGTGACGCGCACCGTCCTGATGGTGGCGCTGCTGTCGGGCGCGCTCGCCGGACTGGCGGGCGCCATCGAGGTGGCGGGCCGCACCAGCTATGTCACGCTCGACATCTCGCCGGGCTACGGCTACACCGGCATCGTCATCGCGATGCTGGCCGGGCTGCATCCGCTGGGCGTGATCGCGGCCGGCGTGTTCGTCGCAGGCGTGCTGGTCGGTGCGGACACCATGAGCCGCGCGGTCGGTGTGCCGACGTACATCGCGGACGTCATCGTCGCGGCCTCGCTGATCGCGGTGCTGGTGGCGACGCTGCTGACGCAGTACCGAGTGAGGATGAAGAAATGA
- a CDS encoding polysaccharide deacetylase family protein, with product MAAASAAAPAAAAAPAGIPAALQERADALLAAHRQMIVLMTGERTLDAADKRAVGAVGQMLFHDMQERQRALIAQAGEMTDPATVPALNALLDRIESEPSWFDADRLAFKEFLSELSTRYSQAQSLPGLKLGRRASEDLAVLAEIEQAYDRELKDVFGRFAQRGIEPKREKWADYVAKLQGIYSREQILKDFGTIVPYTQPTSGTKEKEGADAREIFGNSLPPKTVVLTFDDGPHAKHTDEILEILKRYDAPAIFFQLGQNLGKLDAQGKAQLGTNGAVAKRVLAAGHTLANHSFSHGMMAKMSDDAVRNEATETETLLDATGRPQSTLFRFPYGARNEAKLTTVEALKLRSMLWTVDSMDWADPVPKSIADRVLAEVDKAKRGVILFHDIQGRTVQALPTVLDQLVADGYRFATWRDGKFVVNAARRPAPDDGVAAAAAAGDTLYRESHALVIGIDRYAQWPGLHHAVTDAKAMEQQLVTRLGFTPENVTALYDGQATRANILRALNDKLTDKQRVKRDDRVLVFFAGHGSTRKLASGRDVGYIVPVDAALDDLPADAISMPQLQEVAEALSAKHVLFMVDACYSGLGLTRGGGPRSSKNFLSDNARRIGRQMITAGGADQQVADDGPGGHSVFTWTMLQALSGKADLNGDGVITGTELAAYVSPAVSAIARQTPAFGSLPGSEGGEFVFELPAEREGLSGDSLQLDAAASQVNKRIDEANEQAVHAAAAPKAGAAGAAGAAAPAIEVVVKNLDGADARLTMPAAAPVSPRVAAQRANDRGLQLYRERRYDEAEAAFTEALKLQPRFALAANNLGFVYFKRGKPTEAARWFEQAIEMDGSRALAYLNLGDAHLQAGNDAKALAAYTTFVGLAPKHSRTAALQAWIATPDAAHRPQLPPTNS from the coding sequence GTGGCCGCGGCTTCGGCGGCTGCGCCTGCCGCGGCCGCCGCCCCGGCCGGCATTCCCGCCGCGCTGCAGGAACGCGCGGACGCCCTGCTCGCCGCGCATCGGCAGATGATCGTGCTCATGACCGGCGAACGCACGCTCGATGCGGCCGACAAGCGCGCCGTCGGCGCGGTCGGGCAGATGCTCTTCCACGACATGCAAGAACGCCAGCGCGCGTTGATCGCCCAGGCCGGCGAGATGACCGACCCGGCCACCGTGCCGGCGCTGAACGCGCTGCTCGACCGCATCGAGAGCGAGCCGAGCTGGTTCGATGCCGACCGGCTGGCGTTCAAGGAATTCCTGTCCGAGCTGAGCACGCGCTACAGCCAGGCGCAGTCGCTGCCTGGCCTCAAGCTCGGCCGGCGTGCGAGCGAAGACCTGGCGGTGCTCGCCGAGATCGAGCAGGCCTACGACCGCGAACTGAAGGACGTGTTCGGCCGCTTCGCGCAGCGCGGCATCGAGCCGAAGCGCGAGAAATGGGCCGACTACGTGGCCAAGCTCCAGGGCATCTACTCGCGCGAGCAGATCCTGAAGGACTTCGGGACCATCGTTCCCTACACGCAGCCGACGAGCGGCACCAAGGAGAAGGAAGGCGCCGACGCCCGCGAGATCTTCGGCAATTCGCTGCCGCCCAAGACCGTGGTACTGACCTTCGACGATGGCCCGCACGCCAAGCACACCGACGAGATCCTCGAGATCCTGAAGCGCTACGACGCGCCGGCCATCTTCTTCCAGCTCGGCCAGAACCTCGGCAAGCTCGACGCGCAGGGCAAGGCCCAGCTCGGTACCAACGGCGCGGTCGCCAAGCGCGTGCTGGCCGCGGGCCACACGCTGGCGAACCACAGTTTCAGCCACGGCATGATGGCCAAGATGAGCGACGACGCGGTGCGCAACGAGGCGACCGAGACCGAAACGCTGCTCGATGCCACCGGCCGGCCGCAGTCCACGCTGTTCCGCTTTCCGTACGGCGCGCGCAACGAAGCCAAACTGACCACGGTCGAGGCGCTCAAGCTGCGCTCCATGCTCTGGACGGTCGACTCCATGGACTGGGCCGACCCGGTGCCCAAGTCGATCGCCGACCGCGTGCTGGCCGAGGTCGACAAGGCCAAGCGCGGCGTGATCCTGTTCCACGACATCCAGGGCCGCACCGTGCAGGCCCTGCCTACTGTGCTCGACCAGCTGGTGGCCGACGGCTACCGCTTCGCCACCTGGCGCGACGGCAAGTTCGTCGTCAACGCCGCCAGGCGCCCGGCGCCCGACGACGGCGTGGCAGCAGCGGCCGCCGCCGGCGACACGCTCTACCGCGAGAGCCATGCGCTCGTGATCGGCATCGACAGGTACGCCCAGTGGCCCGGCCTGCACCATGCGGTGACCGATGCCAAGGCGATGGAGCAGCAGCTCGTCACGCGCCTGGGCTTCACGCCCGAGAACGTCACCGCGCTGTACGACGGCCAGGCCACGCGCGCCAACATCCTGCGCGCCCTCAACGACAAGCTCACCGACAAGCAGCGCGTGAAGCGCGACGACCGCGTGCTGGTGTTCTTCGCCGGCCACGGCAGCACCCGCAAGCTCGCCAGCGGACGCGACGTCGGCTACATCGTGCCAGTCGACGCCGCGCTCGACGACCTGCCGGCCGACGCCATCTCGATGCCGCAACTGCAGGAAGTGGCCGAGGCGCTTTCGGCCAAGCATGTGCTCTTCATGGTCGACGCCTGCTATTCGGGCCTGGGCCTCACGCGCGGCGGCGGGCCGCGCAGCAGCAAGAACTTCCTGAGCGACAACGCGCGGCGCATCGGCCGCCAGATGATCACCGCCGGCGGTGCCGACCAGCAGGTGGCCGACGACGGCCCCGGCGGCCACTCGGTCTTCACCTGGACGATGCTGCAGGCACTGTCGGGCAAGGCCGACCTGAACGGCGACGGCGTCATCACCGGCACCGAACTGGCGGCGTACGTGTCGCCGGCGGTCTCGGCCATCGCGCGGCAGACGCCGGCCTTCGGCAGCCTGCCGGGCTCCGAAGGCGGCGAATTCGTGTTCGAGCTGCCCGCCGAGCGCGAAGGCCTCAGCGGCGACAGCCTGCAGCTCGACGCCGCCGCCAGCCAGGTGAACAAGCGCATCGACGAGGCGAACGAGCAGGCGGTGCACGCCGCTGCCGCACCCAAGGCCGGGGCCGCGGGCGCCGCCGGCGCGGCAGCGCCCGCCATCGAGGTGGTCGTGAAGAATCTCGACGGTGCCGACGCCAGGCTCACCATGCCGGCCGCGGCGCCGGTGTCGCCGCGCGTGGCCGCCCAGCGCGCCAACGACCGCGGCCTGCAGCTGTACCGCGAGCGCCGCTACGACGAGGCGGAAGCCGCTTTCACCGAAGCGCTGAAGCTGCAGCCCCGGTTCGCGCTGGCCGCCAACAACCTAGGATTCGTCTACTTCAAGCGCGGCAAGCCGACAGAGGCCGCGCGCTGGTTCGAGCAGGCGATCGAAATGGACGGCAGCCGCGCGCTGGCGTACCTCAACCTCGGCGACGCGCACCTGCAGGCCGGCAACGACGCCAAGGCGCTCGCCGCGTACACGACCTTCGTCGGCCTCGCACCGAAGCACTCGCGCACCGCGGCGCTGCAGGCCTGGATCGCCACCCCCGACGCCGCGCACCGCCCTCAACTTCCGCCCACCAACTCATGA
- a CDS encoding BMP family protein: MNARRQLIIRSAAIAAAFAAGAPGVALAQAKLKVAAVYTVPFEQQWVGRIHKALKAAEARGEIEYKATENVSNADYERVMREYATAGNQLILGEVFGVEAAARKVAKDFPKVAFLMGSSLKPQAPNFSVFDNYIQEPAYLSGMVAGGMTKSNRIGMVGGFPIPEVNRLMNAFMAGAKETNPKVEFSVSFINSWFDPPKAKEAAFAMIDKGADVMYAERFGVSDAAKEKGKLAIGNVIDTQSQYPDTVVASALWNFEPAADHAIKLVKEGKFAAEDYGVYAQMKHKGSELAPLGTFEKKVPADIIAKVKAKQADILAGKFTVKVDDGQPKSTAK, encoded by the coding sequence GTGAACGCACGTCGTCAATTGATCATTCGTTCCGCCGCGATCGCGGCGGCATTTGCGGCCGGCGCGCCGGGCGTCGCGCTGGCGCAGGCCAAGCTGAAGGTGGCGGCGGTTTACACCGTGCCCTTCGAGCAGCAATGGGTGGGGCGCATCCACAAGGCGCTGAAGGCGGCCGAGGCGCGCGGCGAGATCGAATACAAGGCCACGGAGAACGTGAGCAACGCGGACTACGAACGCGTGATGCGCGAGTACGCGACCGCCGGCAACCAACTGATCCTGGGCGAGGTGTTCGGTGTGGAGGCGGCGGCGCGCAAGGTGGCCAAGGACTTTCCGAAAGTCGCGTTCCTGATGGGCTCGTCGCTGAAGCCGCAGGCGCCCAACTTCAGCGTGTTCGACAACTACATCCAGGAACCGGCGTACCTGAGCGGGATGGTGGCCGGCGGCATGACGAAGAGCAACCGCATCGGCATGGTCGGCGGCTTCCCGATTCCGGAGGTCAACCGGCTGATGAACGCGTTCATGGCGGGCGCGAAGGAAACCAATCCGAAGGTAGAGTTCAGTGTGAGCTTCATCAACAGCTGGTTCGACCCGCCGAAGGCCAAGGAAGCGGCCTTCGCGATGATCGACAAGGGTGCGGACGTGATGTATGCCGAGCGCTTCGGTGTGTCCGACGCGGCCAAGGAAAAGGGCAAGCTCGCCATCGGCAACGTGATCGATACCCAGAGCCAGTACCCCGACACGGTGGTCGCCTCAGCGCTGTGGAACTTCGAACCCGCGGCCGACCATGCGATCAAGCTGGTGAAGGAAGGCAAGTTCGCGGCCGAGGACTACGGCGTGTACGCGCAGATGAAGCACAAGGGCTCCGAGCTGGCGCCGCTGGGCACCTTCGAGAAGAAGGTGCCGGCGGACATCATCGCCAAGGTGAAGGCCAAGCAGGCCGACATCCTCGCCGGCAAGTTCACCGTGAAGGTGGACGACGGCCAGCCCAAGTCCACAGCCAAGTAA